Within the Candidatus Margulisiibacteriota bacterium genome, the region TACCGGCTTTGCGTTTGGCGAGAGACCTGACTGGTCAGAAAGAGGTGTTTAATTTTTTCCGCGCGGACAATAACCGCCAGTATCTAAAAAACCCCAACAATTATTATATTTTTACCTATGAGCTGGCAATGATCTATTTTAACGAAGGCGATTTTAAGTCCGCCCGGCCTTTGCTAGCAGAGGTTGCGGCGCAGAAAGAAAACCGCGTGCTCGAAAATTTTGCTGATTCGGCGGAAAGTTATATGAAAAATCTGCCAAATTAGGTTATACTTAAAAACATAATGCAGAAAATTTTTATTACCGGCGGCGCCGGTTTTATCGGCTCACATCTGGCGGAAGTTTATATTAACGAAGGGCACAGCGTGGTGGCTCTCGATGATCTTTCCACCGGACGGGAAGAAAATGTCGCGCCGCTGACGGCCTCCGGCCGGTTTAAGCTGGTCAAAGGCTCGGTGCTGGATTCCGGAATTGTTGATGAGCTGGTGCGGGACTGCGCGATTTGTTATCATCTGGCCGCGGCGGTGGGCGTTTACACGATCGTGGAAAAGCCGCTCAATTCGCTGATGACCAATCTCAAGGGTACGGAAGTCATTTTGGCGGCGGCGGACAAATATCAGAAAAAAATTCTCATTGCTTCGACCTCAGAGGTTTACGGCAAGAGCAATAAATTTCCTTTTAGCGAGGCGGACGACACGGTGCTGGGCGCGACAGACAAATCTCGCTGGTCTTACGCTTACGCTAAAGCGGTCGATGAATTTATGGCGCTGGCTTATCATCAGGAGAAAAAACTGCCGGTGGTCGTGGTCAGGTTTTTTAATACAGTGGGGCCGCGGCAGACTGGACGCTATGGCATGGTGATCCCCAATTTTGTGCGGCAGGCGCTGCTCAATGAGGACATCACGATTTTCGGCGATGGTCATCAGTCGCGCTGTTTTACTTATGTCGGCGACGCGGTTGACGCTATTAAACGTCTGGCCGGGACGCCCCGCGCGATCGGGCAGGTCATCAATGTTGGCAACAACAGCCTGGAAATTTCGATCGAGGATTTGGCCAAAAAAATTATTGAATTGACCGGCAGTAAATCTAAATTGACTTATGTTCCCTATGCTAAGGCTTATCCGCTGGGCTTTGAAGATATGGAACGCCGCGTGCCGGATCTTTTTAAAATAAAAGAACTGATCGGTTTTCAGCCGAAAGTGCAGTTAGACGAAATACTAGAGTTAGTTATTGCGGATAAGAAAAAGAAATTAGGCGATCTGTACAAGTACTAAATATGGTATTGCGCGGCAAAAACGTAAAAGACATTTTGCGGACTAAACTTAAATAAGGAGATCAGGAAATGTTAGCAGCTAAAATAAAAGACCAAAGCGTGAAAGTCGGCATAATTGGCATCGGTTACGTTGGTCTGCCGCTGGCGTGTTCGT harbors:
- a CDS encoding GDP-mannose 4,6-dehydratase → MQKIFITGGAGFIGSHLAEVYINEGHSVVALDDLSTGREENVAPLTASGRFKLVKGSVLDSGIVDELVRDCAICYHLAAAVGVYTIVEKPLNSLMTNLKGTEVILAAADKYQKKILIASTSEVYGKSNKFPFSEADDTVLGATDKSRWSYAYAKAVDEFMALAYHQEKKLPVVVVRFFNTVGPRQTGRYGMVIPNFVRQALLNEDITIFGDGHQSRCFTYVGDAVDAIKRLAGTPRAIGQVINVGNNSLEISIEDLAKKIIELTGSKSKLTYVPYAKAYPLGFEDMERRVPDLFKIKELIGFQPKVQLDEILELVIADKKKKLGDLYKY